The sequence below is a genomic window from Streptomyces sudanensis.
CGTCCATCCATGCCGGAATGGCCTGCGGCCCCCCTTGCCACCTGCGGGATAAGGGCCGCAGGGGTCTCGCGCACCCTACGCGGATGGGCCATGAGCGCGTAACGCCCTTCCCTGCGGGGTCCCGAGGTGCCACGCTTCGTGATCGAATGCTTCGCGCCAAGTTGCCTTGTCGACATAGCACCGGATGCGGAACTTGTCACTCCGGTGCTTCGGGACCCAGTAGATTCGATCATGACTATCGAAGAACGGGGTCTCGTGCAAAACCGAGGGGAAACGTGCAGGAGCGACAGGACCTAGGAGACGCGAACACCGAGGGGGGCTTAGCGTCATGAGCCAGGACTCCGCCGCACCGGAGACCGGACGCAGACTGTCCGGACGCCGCCGTCGCGAGGTCGTCGCCGTCATGCTGTTCAGTGGCGGCCCCATCTTCGAGAGTTCCATCCCACTTTCGGTGTTCGGGGTTGACCGCCAGGACGCCGGAGTTCCGCGCTACAGGCTGCTGGTCTGCGCGGGCGAGGAAGGGCCACTGCGCACGACCGGGGGACTCGAACTCTCCGCACCGTACGGCCTGGAGGCGATCAGCAGGGCCGGCACCGTCGTCGTACCGGCGTGGCGGTCGATCACCTCGCCGCCGCCGGCCGAGGCGCTCGACGCGCTGCGCCGCGCGCACGAGGAGGGCGCCAGGATCGTCGGCCTGTGCACCGGTGCCTTCGTGCTGGCCGCCGGCTTACTGGACGGACGGCCCGCCACCACGCACTGGATGTACGCGCCGACGCTCGCCAAGCGCTACCCGTCGGTCCACGTGGACCCGCGGGAGCTGTTCGTCGACGACGGCGACGTGCTGACGTCCGCGGGGACGGCGGCCGGCATCGACCTGTGCCTGCACATCGTGCGGACCGACCACGGCACGGAGGCGGCCGGCGCGCTCGCCCGGCGCCTCGTCGTGCCGCCGCGCCGCAGCGGCGGGCAGGAGCGGTACCTGGACCGGTCCCTCCCCGAGGAGATCGGCGCCGACCCGCTGGCCGAGGTGGTGGCGTGGGCGCTGGAGCACCTCCACGAGCAGTTCGACGTGGAGACGCTCGCCGCCCGGGCCTACATGAGCCGGCGGACCTTCGACCGGAGGTTCCGCTCGCTCACCGGCAGCGCGCCGCTCCAGTGGCTGATCACCCAGCGGGTGCTCCAGGCGCAGCGGCTGCTGGAGACCTCCGACTACTCGGTCGACGAGGTCGCCGGGCGCTGCGGCTTCCGCTCGCCCGTGGCGCTGCGCGGCCACTTCCGGCGCCAGCTGGGCTCGTCCCCGGCCGCGTACCGGGCCGCCTACCGGGCGCGCCGCCCGCAGGGCGACGGGGCGGCGCCGGCCGCCGAGCCGGCCNTGCCGTCGCAGAGCGGCGGCGGGCCCGGCCCCGCCCTGCGGCGCACCGCGGCGGGCGTGGGCGGCGGCGAGCCGGGCAGGCAGCACGTGGAGGCGCTGGCGTCCGGCCGGGCCTCGCTGCCGGGCCAGCGCAGCGCACCGTAGCCGCACGGCACGGCACGCCCCGAGGGGCCGCCGGTGGGGGACGCGAGGACGTCCCGCCGCCCGGCGGCCCCTTTAAGGTGGACGCATGAACGACCGCATGGTGTGGATCGACTGCGAGATGACCGGGCTCTCGCTGGCGGACGACGCACTCATCGAGGTGGCCGCGCTGGTCACCGACTCGGAACTGAACGTGCTCGGCGAGGGCGTGGACATCGTCGTCCGCCCGCCGGACGGGGCGCTGGAGACGATGCCGGACGTGGTGCGCGAGATGCACACCGCTTCCGGGCTCCTCGACGAGCTCGCGGGCGGCACCACCCTCGCGGACGCGGAGGCGCGGGTCATGGCGTACATCCGCGAGCACGTCAAGGAGCCCGGCAGGGCGCCGCTGTGCGGCAACTCCGTCGGCACCGACCGCGGCTTCCTCGCGCGGGACATGCCCACGCTGGAGAAG
It includes:
- the orn gene encoding oligoribonuclease; the protein is MNDRMVWIDCEMTGLSLADDALIEVAALVTDSELNVLGEGVDIVVRPPDGALETMPDVVREMHTASGLLDELAGGTTLADAEARVMAYIREHVKEPGRAPLCGNSVGTDRGFLARDMPTLEKYLHYRIVDVSSVKELARRWYPRAYYNSPEKNGSHRALSDIRESIAELRYYREAIFVPQPGPDSDTAKAIAARHVLPAEPAG
- a CDS encoding helix-turn-helix domain-containing protein, yielding MSQDSAAPETGRRLSGRRRREVVAVMLFSGGPIFESSIPLSVFGVDRQDAGVPRYRLLVCAGEEGPLRTTGGLELSAPYGLEAISRAGTVVVPAWRSITSPPPAEALDALRRAHEEGARIVGLCTGAFVLAAGLLDGRPATTHWMYAPTLAKRYPSVHVDPRELFVDDGDVLTSAGTAAGIDLCLHIVRTDHGTEAAGALARRLVVPPRRSGGQERYLDRSLPEEIGADPLAEVVAWALEHLHEQFDVETLAARAYMSRRTFDRRFRSLTGSAPLQWLITQRVLQAQRLLETSDYSVDEVAGRCGFRSPVALRGHFRRQLGSSPAAYRAAYRARRPQGDGAAPAAEPA